A genomic segment from Sorangium aterium encodes:
- a CDS encoding AAA family ATPase encodes MPVTILFLSANPSGTRQLDLDEEYRDIEDERMRARLRDAFELRPVLAARIEDVGRALQQYGPVVVHFGGHGQHAGPAAGGRDVRPIPGAGRPLDERTELLLNDAAGRPAPVPSEALAKLFQLEGGSVRCVVLNACYSLAQAKAIAQHVDCAIGTSSAIGDQAAIAFSKGLYRGLFNGDSIEKALALGRIEVDLGRLGDSKVYELCPRVPGTSEKLGLAELPKVQFRVPLARNPSFVGRDEELEQLHRMLREPRPRGRRPVLLTGMGGIGKTQLAVEHAFKHEASYPDGVYFINATGDNWRPAIAKLAVDLDLKAEAAPEAERQLRLVAALDAYLRARPEALVIFDYVENPADLGTDRAAGLVPANLGCRVLVTTRRRDALFESIDVPVLPEDAAVKLLLSKRRAREPADDPKVAGRICRRFGAMPLAIELAAAFLGKNPAISLAGYARRMEKYGLLRATDTTGVTPEELAMRHEATVKATLQSQWDALENADAREVLKTAALLEVAADIPQARLSLLTGLASEAEEGFPIPLHDALREISALSFVEPMRGRDVVRLEPLVWEFVKQKIEAPEAFAATCGERLGEALWELDRLHKEVAKRKIDEVLTDLRIGIKLAGEPGRARLEALSRPLDRESSILRRWDPEKAPEFLLQQLRNRCLDMGIGEIRTRAEAKLGEHRWSWLRERFPFSRDSEALLRTLGGHASLVFGVAVTPDGRTAVSASVDTTLKVWDLGTGQVLRTLEGHTEIVIGVAVTPDGRTAVSASYDKTLKLWDLGTGQVFRTLEGHTEWVLGVAVTPDGRTAVSASVDTTLKVWDLGTGQVLRTLEGHASLVFGVAVTPDGRTAVSASRDKTLKVWDLGTGQVLRTLEGHASLVFGVAVTLDGRTAVSASQDKTLKVWDLGTGQVLRTLEGHTEAVSGVAMTPDGRTAVSASWDKTLKVWDLGTGQVLRTLEGHTHIVNGVAVTLDGRTAVSASYDNTLKVWDIVETLQAITTLKTHSHMHCCATTTDAKTILAGDAAGALHFLDWIHPPSA; translated from the coding sequence ATGCCTGTCACCATCCTTTTCCTGAGCGCCAACCCTTCCGGCACCAGGCAGCTCGACCTCGACGAGGAATACCGGGACATCGAGGACGAGCGGATGCGAGCGCGCCTGCGCGACGCGTTCGAGTTACGCCCCGTCCTCGCCGCGCGCATCGAGGACGTGGGCCGTGCGCTCCAGCAGTACGGGCCCGTCGTGGTGCACTTCGGCGGCCACGGGCAGCACGCCGGGCCCGCCGCCGGCGGGCGCGACGTTCGCCCGATCCCGGGCGCCGGACGCCCTCTCGACGAGCGCACGGAGCTGCTGCTGAACGACGCGGCCGGGCGCCCTGCGCCGGTCCCGAGCGAGGCGCTCGCGAAGCTGTTCCAGCTCGAAGGGGGCTCGGTGCGCTGCGTGGTGCTCAACGCCTGCTACTCGCTCGCGCAGGCGAAGGCCATCGCGCAGCACGTGGACTGCGCCATCGGGACGTCGAGCGCGATCGGGGACCAGGCCGCGATCGCCTTCTCGAAGGGGCTCTATCGCGGGCTCTTCAACGGTGACAGCATCGAGAAGGCGCTCGCTCTGGGCCGCATCGAGGTGGATCTTGGGCGTCTCGGCGATTCCAAGGTGTACGAGCTCTGTCCGCGCGTCCCTGGAACATCGGAGAAGCTCGGCCTCGCGGAGCTGCCGAAGGTGCAATTCAGGGTGCCGCTCGCGCGCAACCCGTCCTTCGTTGGCCGCGACGAGGAGCTCGAACAGCTGCACCGGATGCTGCGGGAACCGCGACCCCGCGGCAGGCGGCCTGTGCTGCTCACGGGAATGGGCGGGATCGGCAAGACGCAGCTCGCGGTCGAGCACGCCTTCAAGCACGAGGCGAGCTATCCGGACGGGGTATACTTCATCAACGCCACCGGCGACAACTGGCGGCCAGCGATCGCGAAGCTCGCGGTCGACCTGGATCTGAAGGCGGAGGCAGCGCCGGAGGCGGAGCGGCAACTCCGGCTCGTGGCGGCGCTCGACGCGTACCTGCGGGCGCGGCCGGAGGCGCTGGTGATCTTCGACTATGTCGAGAACCCCGCCGATCTCGGGACGGACCGCGCGGCCGGCCTCGTGCCGGCGAACCTGGGATGCCGCGTCCTCGTGACGACGCGGCGGCGCGACGCGCTCTTCGAGAGCATCGATGTCCCGGTGTTGCCGGAGGATGCCGCGGTGAAGCTCCTGCTCTCGAAGCGGAGAGCGCGGGAGCCGGCCGACGACCCCAAGGTGGCGGGCAGGATCTGCCGGCGGTTTGGCGCGATGCCGTTGGCCATCGAGCTCGCGGCGGCGTTCCTGGGCAAGAACCCCGCGATCTCGCTCGCTGGCTACGCGCGCCGGATGGAAAAATATGGACTGCTGAGGGCGACCGACACGACCGGCGTCACGCCGGAAGAGCTCGCGATGCGGCACGAAGCCACGGTGAAGGCGACGCTGCAATCGCAGTGGGACGCGCTGGAGAACGCCGACGCACGAGAGGTGCTGAAGACAGCCGCGCTGCTGGAGGTGGCTGCGGACATCCCGCAAGCGCGCCTCTCTCTGCTCACCGGGCTCGCGAGCGAGGCAGAAGAAGGGTTTCCGATCCCACTCCATGATGCGCTTCGGGAGATCAGCGCGCTGTCTTTCGTCGAGCCGATGAGGGGACGGGACGTCGTCCGCCTGGAACCGCTGGTGTGGGAGTTCGTGAAGCAGAAGATCGAAGCACCGGAGGCGTTCGCCGCGACCTGCGGGGAGCGGCTGGGCGAGGCGCTCTGGGAGTTGGATCGGCTGCACAAGGAGGTGGCGAAGAGGAAAATCGACGAGGTGCTCACGGACCTGCGGATCGGGATCAAGCTCGCGGGGGAGCCCGGGCGAGCCAGGCTGGAGGCGCTGAGCCGGCCGCTGGATCGAGAGTCCAGCATTCTGCGCAGGTGGGATCCGGAAAAGGCACCCGAGTTCCTTCTCCAGCAGCTCCGCAATCGATGCCTGGACATGGGGATCGGGGAGATACGGACGCGGGCGGAAGCGAAGCTCGGGGAGCACCGGTGGTCCTGGCTGCGCGAGCGCTTTCCCTTCAGCCGTGACTCCGAGGCGCTCCTCCGCACCCTCGGAGGGCATGCCTCGCTTGTGTTCGGCGTGGCGGTGACGCCGGATGGTCGTACCGCCGTCTCTGCCTCCGTCGACACGACACTCAAGGTGTGGGACCTAGGGACGGGGCAGGTCCTCCGCACGCTCGAAGGGCATACCGAAATTGTAATCGGCGTGGCGGTGACGCCGGATGGTCGTACTGCCGTCTCCGCCTCCTATGATAAGACGCTGAAGCTGTGGGACCTAGGGACGGGGCAGGTCTTCCGCACGCTCGAAGGGCATACCGAATGGGTGCTCGGCGTGGCGGTGACGCCGGATGGTCGTACCGCCGTCTCTGCCTCCGTCGACACGACACTCAAGGTGTGGGACCTAGGGACGGGGCAGGTCCTCCGCACGCTCGAAGGGCATGCCTCGCTTGTGTTCGGCGTGGCGGTGACGCCGGATGGTCGTACCGCCGTCTCCGCCTCCCGGGATAAGACGCTGAAGGTGTGGGACCTAGGGACGGGGCAGGTCCTCCGCACGCTCGAAGGGCATGCCTCGCTTGTGTTCGGCGTGGCGGTGACGCTGGATGGTCGTACCGCCGTCTCCGCCTCCCAGGATAAGACGCTGAAGGTGTGGGACCTGGGGACGGGGCAGGTCCTCCGCACGCTCGAAGGTCATACTGAAGCTGTGAGCGGCGTGGCGATGACGCCGGATGGTCGTACCGCCGTCTCCGCCTCCTGGGATAAGACGCTGAAGGTGTGGGACCTGGGGACGGGGCAGGTCCTCCGCACGCTCGAAGGGCATACCCATATCGTGAACGGCGTGGCGGTGACGCTGGATGGTCGTACCGCCGTCTCCGCCTCGTATGACAATACCCTGAAGGTGTGGGACATTGTCGAGACGCTCCAGGCCATCACGACCCTGAAAACCCATTCACACATGCATTGCTGCGCCACCACAACGGACGCCAAGACCATCCTCGCTGGAGACGCCGCGGGCGCTCTGCACTTCCTCGACTGGATCCATCCGCCGAGCGCTTGA
- a CDS encoding caspase family protein, translating to MSSARDTGPTFRALLIGIDVYLPNRLSNDATYVSLRCCVSDVERIDKILSARITMPYKSTKLLAPNIGRGAPGGDRKTWPTYSNMKAALDELLASTQPGDHVYIHYSGHGGRVPTMFTHLKPGGVDETLVPMDIGDGSTPYLRDLEIAHYLDALTTKNQATVTVVLDSCHSGDATRGNDFAPRCATGARKGADPTLDTTERPTGGVAPDDALSASWNRLEATGRALRGAAATTWLPEAKDYVLLAACRDVETAIELQRGDEAGGVLTTAFIKALTEAGDDQTWKTLYERVLAHVHSRYPSQTPQLLGQGARQILGSKLRPVVSTVTVKDVDVARRRVKLGAGRVTGTPTGAKFGIYPLGTTDFTQVDRRVGVATIEKMMAVESWASLEEGAAIEAVKLGAPAVLEDVGSIALRRAVNLFHRDDLAPGIDQDRALGAVGAEIKTRGRGFLELATGEAPYYQVALDKDRHYEIWDGSGKPPTWGRWRSTHRTAPRSWSLDLSIFSGIRPSWRLPPLSRGSRTGSASSSSPRRRRGRWASQLWAGP from the coding sequence ATGAGCAGCGCTCGGGACACGGGCCCGACGTTCCGGGCGTTGCTCATCGGCATCGACGTCTATCTCCCGAACCGGCTCTCGAATGACGCCACGTACGTGTCGTTGCGCTGCTGCGTGAGCGACGTGGAGCGCATCGACAAGATCCTGAGCGCCCGGATCACCATGCCGTACAAGAGCACGAAGCTCCTTGCGCCCAACATCGGGCGCGGCGCGCCCGGTGGGGATCGGAAGACCTGGCCCACGTACAGCAACATGAAGGCGGCGCTGGATGAGCTGCTCGCCAGTACGCAGCCGGGCGACCATGTGTACATTCACTATTCCGGCCACGGGGGCCGCGTACCGACGATGTTCACCCACTTGAAGCCTGGTGGGGTCGACGAGACGCTCGTGCCAATGGACATTGGGGATGGCTCGACACCCTATCTGCGAGATCTCGAGATCGCGCATTACCTCGACGCGCTCACGACGAAAAATCAGGCGACCGTGACCGTCGTGCTCGATAGCTGCCACTCCGGTGACGCGACGCGTGGAAACGACTTCGCGCCGCGGTGCGCGACGGGCGCCCGCAAGGGCGCCGATCCGACGCTTGACACCACGGAGCGCCCGACGGGCGGCGTAGCCCCCGACGACGCGCTGAGCGCCTCGTGGAATCGGCTCGAGGCAACGGGCAGGGCGCTCCGCGGTGCCGCCGCCACGACCTGGCTCCCCGAGGCCAAGGACTACGTGCTGCTCGCGGCGTGCCGCGACGTGGAGACAGCGATCGAGTTGCAGAGAGGTGACGAGGCGGGAGGCGTGTTGACGACGGCATTCATCAAGGCGCTCACAGAGGCCGGCGACGACCAGACCTGGAAGACGCTCTACGAGCGCGTGCTTGCGCACGTGCACAGCAGGTATCCGTCGCAGACACCCCAGCTCCTCGGTCAGGGGGCGCGGCAGATCCTCGGGAGCAAGCTGCGGCCGGTCGTGAGCACGGTGACGGTCAAGGACGTCGACGTTGCGAGGCGGAGAGTAAAGCTGGGTGCCGGTCGAGTGACCGGGACCCCCACGGGCGCCAAGTTCGGAATTTACCCGCTGGGGACGACAGACTTCACGCAGGTCGACCGGCGCGTGGGCGTCGCGACCATCGAAAAGATGATGGCCGTGGAGAGCTGGGCGTCGCTGGAGGAGGGCGCCGCGATCGAGGCTGTGAAGCTGGGCGCCCCTGCGGTTCTCGAGGACGTGGGATCCATCGCGCTGCGGCGCGCGGTCAATCTGTTTCACAGGGACGACCTGGCGCCCGGGATCGATCAGGATCGGGCGCTCGGCGCCGTGGGAGCCGAGATCAAGACGCGAGGGCGAGGTTTTCTCGAGCTCGCCACCGGCGAGGCACCGTACTACCAGGTCGCTCTCGACAAGGATCGACACTACGAGATCTGGGACGGGTCAGGGAAGCCCCCAACGTGGGGACGGTGGCGATCGACGCACCGGACGGCGCCGAGGTCGTGGTCGCTCGACTTGTCCATCTTCTCCGGTATCAGACCATCCTGGAGGTTACCGCCCCTCTCTCGGGGCTCAAGGACAGGCTCCGCATCGAGCTCCTCGCCCCGCCGCCGGCGTGGTCGGTGGGCAAGCCAGCTGTGGGCGGGGCCGTGA
- a CDS encoding prolyl oligopeptidase family serine peptidase: MTASSSLLPTAASAAPAPASEGPSRPAYPPTRVAPVTDAVHGVEITDPYRWLEDGSAPEVKEWMKAQDAFTRAELARLPERDAIASRLKQLFYIDAVSAPRHRRGRYFLSRRHATKEKSVVYWKEGKSGEERVLFDPNTWSDDGSVSLGGWEVSWDGKNVAYKIQQNNSDEATLHVMDVASGKRSDVDVIEGGKYAVASWTPSGDGFYYVWLPTDPSIPVAERPGYAEVRFHRLGQDPKQDRVVRGRTGDPRTFLGASLSKDGRFLMLTVSHGWTSADVYFRDLRRPGGPAVDKPLAVGRDAHYSVEVYKDRFYVHTDEGAPHYRVFEVDPDRPERAAWKEIVPERPDATLDSVSIVGGHLALSYLKDASSRVEVRTLDGKLVREVPLPGIGTVGGPSGLPDEDEAYFSFESYTSPHEIHATSIKTGRTELYARVEVPVDPSPFSVEQTFFPSKDGTKISMFIVRRKDMKKDGSSRALLYGYGGFQMSQTPAFTASMYPWLERGGVYAVANLRGGGEYGEAWHRDGMLLKKQNVFDDFIAAAEHLVGEGYTRPERLAILGGSNGGLLVGAALTQRPDLFGAVLCGVPLLDMVRYHLFGSGKTWISEYGSADDPEQFKALYAYSPYHHVQAGKRYPPVLLMSADSDDRVDPMHARKFAAALQSASAGGPVLLRIERNAGHGGADLIKAAVAKGADQISFALWATSAQAPANKSNK, translated from the coding sequence ATGACCGCAAGCTCCTCTCTGCTCCCCACCGCGGCCAGCGCCGCGCCCGCTCCCGCGTCCGAAGGTCCCAGCCGCCCCGCCTACCCGCCCACCCGCGTCGCCCCGGTGACGGACGCCGTGCATGGGGTCGAGATCACCGACCCGTACCGCTGGCTCGAGGACGGCAGCGCGCCCGAGGTGAAGGAGTGGATGAAGGCCCAGGACGCGTTCACGCGCGCCGAGCTCGCCCGGCTCCCCGAGCGGGACGCGATCGCGTCAAGGCTGAAGCAGCTCTTCTACATCGATGCGGTCTCCGCGCCGCGCCACCGCCGGGGCCGGTACTTCCTGAGCCGACGGCACGCGACGAAGGAGAAGTCGGTCGTCTACTGGAAGGAAGGAAAGAGCGGCGAGGAGCGCGTGCTGTTCGATCCGAACACCTGGTCCGACGATGGCAGCGTCTCGCTGGGCGGATGGGAGGTGTCGTGGGACGGCAAGAACGTCGCCTACAAGATCCAGCAGAACAACTCGGATGAAGCGACCCTCCATGTGATGGATGTCGCGTCCGGCAAGCGCTCCGACGTGGATGTCATCGAAGGGGGCAAGTACGCGGTTGCGTCATGGACGCCCTCCGGCGACGGCTTTTACTACGTCTGGCTCCCCACCGACCCGTCCATCCCTGTCGCCGAGCGGCCGGGTTACGCGGAGGTGCGCTTCCACCGGCTCGGCCAGGATCCGAAGCAGGATCGCGTGGTGCGCGGCAGGACGGGCGATCCAAGGACGTTCCTTGGCGCGTCCCTCTCCAAGGATGGCCGCTTCCTGATGCTCACCGTCTCCCACGGGTGGACCTCGGCGGACGTCTACTTCCGCGATCTCCGCCGGCCGGGCGGGCCCGCCGTGGACAAGCCGCTCGCGGTCGGGCGCGACGCCCACTACAGCGTCGAGGTCTACAAGGACAGGTTCTACGTCCACACCGACGAGGGCGCGCCGCATTATCGCGTCTTCGAGGTCGATCCGGACAGGCCGGAACGCGCTGCGTGGAAGGAGATCGTCCCGGAGCGCCCCGACGCCACGCTGGACAGCGTATCCATCGTGGGTGGGCACCTCGCGCTGAGCTATCTCAAGGACGCTTCGAGCCGGGTCGAGGTGCGCACGCTCGACGGCAAGCTGGTCCGCGAGGTCCCGCTGCCGGGCATCGGCACCGTCGGCGGCCCTTCCGGGCTGCCCGACGAGGACGAGGCGTATTTCTCGTTCGAGTCCTACACCTCGCCTCACGAGATCCACGCGACCTCGATCAAGACGGGTCGGACCGAGCTCTATGCGCGCGTCGAGGTGCCCGTCGATCCGTCGCCCTTCAGCGTCGAGCAGACCTTCTTCCCCTCCAAGGACGGCACGAAGATCTCGATGTTCATCGTCCGCCGCAAGGACATGAAGAAGGACGGGAGCTCCCGCGCGCTGCTCTATGGCTACGGGGGGTTCCAGATGTCGCAGACCCCCGCGTTCACCGCATCGATGTACCCCTGGCTCGAGCGGGGCGGCGTGTACGCGGTGGCGAACCTGCGCGGCGGCGGCGAGTACGGGGAGGCGTGGCACCGGGACGGGATGCTGCTGAAGAAGCAGAACGTCTTCGACGACTTCATCGCCGCCGCGGAGCACCTGGTCGGCGAGGGGTACACGCGGCCCGAGCGGCTCGCCATCCTGGGCGGCTCGAACGGCGGCCTGCTGGTCGGCGCCGCGCTCACGCAGCGGCCCGACCTGTTCGGGGCCGTCCTCTGCGGCGTCCCCCTGCTCGACATGGTGCGATACCACCTGTTCGGCTCCGGCAAGACGTGGATCAGCGAGTATGGCTCCGCCGACGATCCGGAGCAGTTCAAGGCGCTCTACGCCTACTCCCCCTATCACCACGTCCAGGCGGGGAAGCGGTATCCGCCGGTCCTCCTGATGTCGGCCGACAGCGACGATCGGGTCGATCCCATGCACGCGCGCAAGTTCGCCGCCGCGCTGCAGTCTGCGAGCGCGGGCGGTCCGGTCCTGCTCCGCATCGAGCGGAACGCCGGGCACGGCGGCGCGGATCTCATCAAGGCGGCTGTCGCGAAGGGCGCCGACCAGATCTCGTTCGCGCTGTGGGCCACGAGCGCGCAGGCGCCGGCAAACAAGTCAAACAAGTAA